The Medicago truncatula cultivar Jemalong A17 chromosome 4, MtrunA17r5.0-ANR, whole genome shotgun sequence genome includes a region encoding these proteins:
- the LOC25491520 gene encoding uncharacterized protein, with protein sequence MAKLIFLCFLLANTILCHVMATTTNKPQISVQSISSPSSNAPSQSPISSQRTNEKESSIGRKFGKHQHDHIITAPSPSPLEGSILSHQKTSILDSQGHIHLVNHHHHHPFDKSMAGGGVILGGLATTFLVAVYCYIKATSKHNKLDNTTTST encoded by the coding sequence atggctaagcttattttcttgtgctttttATTAGCAAATACTATTCTATGTCATGTCATGGCTACAACTACAAACAAACCTCAAATTAGTGTCCAATCTATTTCATCACCATCTTCAAATGCTCCTTCTCAAAGTCCCATTAGTAGCCAAAgaacaaatgaaaaagaatcCTCTATTGGAAGGAAATTTGGTAAGCACCAACATGATCATATTATTACAGCACCAAGTCCTAGCCCTTTAGAAGGAAGTATTCTTAGTCATCAAAAAACCTCTATTTTGGATTCTCAAGGTCATATTCATTTggtgaatcatcatcatcatcatccatttGATAAGTCTATGGCTGGTGGAGGAGTTATTCTTGGAGGACTTGCCACAACATTTTTGGTGGCTGTTTATTGTTATATTAAAGCCACTTCAAAGCACAATAAGTTAGATAATACTACTACTAGTACTTAG